A genome region from Bombilactobacillus bombi includes the following:
- a CDS encoding WxL domain-containing protein, with translation MRKLTQALALSAVACSTLASTTPAFAARSAALDGVGSSAILNSSAVANGNSTDGYASGQSQAGVAFEEGSLYLYGNPSFNFGTHLWSADKTWDLLPSGAANSSGTVTKQNDIKANSIAVGDFRSYNKRGWSLNVNVTKFVNVKNSKEVQPIRAMIFHHASLMNGKFKVPVSDEAIQKSMFDFHDAHDSQGNLPSDAPANILGSDSHPDISVVPKGDYGSPVKGNEAVIWNANPGDVNDPSNPVQGKSVWGLSFVDKGDVQLIPVNQIDQLPGDYRAQLTWTLSTTPLP, from the coding sequence ATGCGAAAATTAACACAGGCACTAGCTTTGAGTGCAGTTGCATGTTCAACCCTTGCATCCACTACTCCTGCTTTTGCCGCTCGTAGTGCTGCTTTAGATGGTGTTGGCTCGAGTGCTATTTTGAATTCATCAGCTGTTGCGAATGGAAATAGTACTGATGGGTACGCTTCCGGACAATCACAAGCAGGTGTTGCTTTTGAAGAGGGCTCACTGTACTTGTATGGTAATCCTAGTTTTAACTTTGGAACCCATCTATGGTCTGCAGATAAAACCTGGGATTTGTTGCCTAGTGGAGCTGCCAATAGTAGTGGAACTGTTACAAAACAAAATGATATTAAGGCCAATAGTATAGCGGTTGGTGATTTTCGTAGCTATAATAAACGCGGATGGTCTTTGAATGTTAATGTAACTAAATTCGTTAATGTGAAAAATTCTAAAGAAGTTCAACCTATTCGTGCAATGATTTTTCATCATGCAAGCTTAATGAACGGTAAGTTTAAGGTTCCAGTTAGTGATGAAGCTATTCAAAAGTCAATGTTTGATTTTCATGATGCTCATGATTCTCAGGGGAATTTGCCGAGTGATGCACCTGCTAATATATTAGGAAGTGATTCTCATCCTGATATTTCTGTTGTCCCAAAAGGTGATTATGGATCACCCGTCAAGGGAAACGAAGCAGTCATTTGGAACGCCAATCCTGGAGATGTTAATGACCCAAGTAATCCTGTCCAAGGCAAAAGTGTCTGGGGATTATCATTCGTTGATAAGGGTGATGTGCAGCTAATTCCGGTTAATCAGATAGATCAATTGCCTGGAGATTATCGAGCACAATTAACTTGGACTTTATCTACTACACCATTGCCTTAA
- a CDS encoding WxL domain-containing protein → MKMNKLFSSIAASAMVLTALAPAAVANAASGNPMSANGSGVDPYTGNAPLGKGMATSAAQNVQDGSATAESDASVNVIDGFLVLRAVPDFAFGVTAADQTISLFDNKSLKNHDGNKAGLLTVVDSRHSDGVTTTKDGMGFRLTAKMGSFTDGTNSSKDFVLNLPSVNDNSKKYALNSTATALVTDKETNVVTAPEKASYGNHTFEFAGPNSGVTLDVPDVAAGQYNATIDWTLYGKAV, encoded by the coding sequence ATGAAGATGAATAAATTATTTAGTTCAATCGCAGCTTCTGCAATGGTATTGACAGCTTTAGCACCTGCTGCTGTAGCAAATGCTGCATCAGGTAATCCTATGTCAGCTAATGGCAGTGGTGTGGATCCTTATACAGGCAATGCACCTTTAGGTAAAGGTATGGCAACAAGTGCTGCACAAAATGTTCAAGATGGTTCCGCAACAGCAGAATCTGATGCTAGTGTAAATGTTATTGATGGATTTTTAGTTTTAAGAGCAGTTCCTGATTTTGCTTTTGGTGTTACAGCTGCTGATCAAACAATTTCGTTGTTTGATAATAAATCTCTAAAAAATCATGATGGTAATAAAGCAGGATTGTTGACAGTTGTTGATTCTCGTCATTCTGATGGTGTTACAACTACTAAAGATGGTATGGGATTTCGGTTAACTGCTAAGATGGGTAGTTTTACAGATGGTACTAATTCTTCGAAAGATTTTGTATTAAATCTTCCTTCAGTTAATGACAATTCTAAAAAATATGCATTAAATTCTACTGCTACAGCATTAGTTACAGACAAGGAAACTAACGTAGTAACTGCTCCTGAGAAGGCTTCTTATGGTAACCATACTTTCGAATTTGCAGGCCCTAATTCTGGTGTAACATTAGATGTGCCTGATGTTGCTGCTGGTCAGTATAATGCTACAATTGATTGGACACTATATGGCAAGGCTGTATAA
- a CDS encoding DUF916 and DUF3324 domain-containing protein — translation MQKLVRYCFFILFSVMTWFALATPAQAAISGAAGFSVEPVSDDADKTDYFELNVQPGQSYPLKLKLTNNLGQAIKITVVPTVAGTSDNGQINYTNLTKKRDSSLKYDWTKMGPTRQTVTVQPGQSQEVTETLTVPQGNFNGVMLGSFYVYSPTVNKKLKKDSLKKNRKMAITNLYSYSVGAMFNIGDIDKAQPDLRLRNIKVGLFKVDPAVFINLQNFQPKYISNHKMQVHARIYPRKSNKLVVQNKQTQMSFAPNSNFNFPVSWGGKRMQAGDYQARVRVRTPERSWYFTKNFTISPADADRLNRANPNYHKNYWPLILIIVLIILLLIALLFYWFYKKGQNQVQQNK, via the coding sequence GTGCAGAAATTAGTGCGATATTGTTTTTTTATATTATTTAGTGTTATGACTTGGTTCGCACTGGCAACGCCGGCACAGGCCGCTATTAGTGGTGCTGCCGGCTTTTCTGTTGAACCAGTTAGTGACGATGCAGATAAGACGGATTATTTTGAATTGAATGTTCAACCGGGTCAAAGCTATCCGTTAAAGTTAAAATTGACCAATAATCTTGGTCAGGCCATTAAAATAACAGTTGTGCCCACAGTAGCTGGTACTTCTGATAATGGACAAATCAATTACACGAATCTCACCAAGAAGCGCGATTCAAGTTTGAAGTACGATTGGACTAAGATGGGTCCAACGCGTCAAACAGTGACGGTCCAGCCTGGTCAAAGTCAAGAAGTAACTGAGACACTTACTGTGCCTCAAGGCAATTTTAATGGAGTTATGTTAGGAAGCTTTTATGTTTATTCACCGACAGTCAATAAAAAATTAAAAAAAGATTCTTTAAAGAAGAATCGAAAGATGGCAATTACAAATCTTTATTCATATTCTGTTGGGGCCATGTTTAATATCGGAGATATTGACAAAGCGCAACCTGATTTGCGTTTACGTAATATTAAGGTGGGACTGTTTAAGGTTGATCCGGCAGTTTTTATTAATTTACAAAATTTTCAGCCTAAATACATCAGTAATCATAAGATGCAGGTTCATGCTCGCATTTATCCACGGAAAAGTAATAAGTTAGTAGTTCAAAATAAGCAAACACAAATGAGCTTTGCCCCTAATTCGAATTTTAACTTTCCTGTAAGTTGGGGTGGCAAACGGATGCAAGCCGGTGATTATCAAGCCCGAGTTCGAGTTCGTACACCAGAACGCAGCTGGTATTTTACCAAGAATTTTACTATTTCGCCAGCTGATGCTGATCGACTTAATCGAGCTAACCCGAATTATCACAAGAACTATTGGCCTTTGATTCTAATAATTGTTTTAATTATTTTACTATTGATTGCTTTACTATTCTATTGGTTCTATAAGAAGGGTCAAAACCAAGTTCAGCAGAACAAGTAG
- a CDS encoding WxL protein host-binding domain-containing protein → MSHWKRTIVLVFSLIFCLWRLSNIVSAAGSTFTVVPKGSPNQIGSPQQGWYLRVQPNTDYQLKFQLGNATNTTNVIEVTPVITQTSPSLQLSLNNPQAAPGPKSQYDFRKLTQSKVITLKPQQIVTDSITVHVPATGVQGIVMGGVLFRSQSDVQNQLNRLKSKKNTQAQSSTISTAAISYGAYLQQDMTRLLVHLKLGAPQLTLNNQQPILSTPLKNTTAYPFLQGKVTLAVTNQQNRALNFQQTVDNINIAANSSTNWNIPWQKGPLLAGKYYLKYTFTNPRMHYVFKKTLILSQTDVDKLNKYLPKSQRNYWIMLTVIVIILVALLILLTFLVYHYGLHKARSK, encoded by the coding sequence ATGAGTCATTGGAAAAGAACAATTGTTTTAGTATTTAGTTTAATATTTTGTTTATGGCGACTTTCAAATATTGTATCTGCTGCGGGGAGTACTTTTACAGTAGTACCTAAAGGATCTCCTAATCAAATTGGTTCCCCTCAACAAGGTTGGTATTTGCGGGTTCAGCCTAATACTGATTATCAGTTAAAGTTTCAACTGGGAAATGCGACCAATACTACGAATGTCATTGAAGTAACACCAGTTATTACACAGACAAGTCCATCTTTGCAACTCAGCCTTAATAATCCACAAGCTGCTCCCGGTCCAAAATCGCAATATGATTTTCGTAAGTTAACCCAAAGCAAAGTGATTACTTTAAAGCCACAGCAAATTGTGACCGATTCAATCACTGTTCATGTACCGGCAACTGGAGTGCAAGGAATTGTGATGGGGGGAGTTTTATTTCGTTCGCAGTCAGACGTTCAAAATCAACTCAATCGTTTGAAATCTAAAAAAAACACTCAAGCTCAGTCATCTACAATTTCCACAGCTGCAATTAGTTATGGCGCCTATTTACAACAGGATATGACACGGTTACTAGTGCATCTTAAGTTAGGCGCGCCGCAATTAACTTTAAATAATCAACAGCCAATCTTGAGCACGCCACTCAAAAACACTACAGCATATCCTTTTTTACAAGGTAAAGTAACCTTAGCAGTGACTAATCAGCAAAACCGTGCGTTAAACTTTCAACAAACGGTTGATAATATTAATATTGCTGCCAACTCCAGTACCAATTGGAATATTCCGTGGCAAAAGGGTCCTTTATTAGCCGGAAAATATTATTTGAAATATACTTTTACTAATCCACGCATGCATTATGTCTTCAAGAAAACGTTAATTTTAAGTCAAACAGATGTGGATAAGCTGAATAAGTATCTGCCTAAAAGTCAGCGTAACTATTGGATTATGCTTACAGTGATTGTGATTATCCTGGTGGCGTTATTAATTTTATTAACTTTTTTGGTTTATCATTATGGCTTACATAAAGCAAGGTCAAAATAA
- a CDS encoding WxL domain-containing protein, translated as MRIKEISMAASALAMFGVVAPLAAQTVSAAGPSSALSGVAGVTDYSGSEIINNSASADANGSGKATGKSQAGIGFESGDLILYQVPNFDFGKNNKIGVGTFDMLDSVPNNNSNRMAVIVDNRFTDPTAVGAKNYNWTLSAQADDFTDTADHTKTLDTTVAKIVINDSNSTGKVEYNKPKDQNGPHSTGNIYEIAGTPGALPTGLKMGNDIVISGNTPATVATADKNTQPGATGLVFTKNDSAVLQTIAGGTNKLVPNHVYVAPITWTLTASPLQ; from the coding sequence ATGCGTATTAAAGAAATAAGTATGGCCGCAAGTGCTTTGGCAATGTTTGGCGTTGTTGCTCCATTAGCTGCTCAAACAGTAAGCGCTGCTGGTCCATCATCAGCTTTATCAGGTGTTGCAGGTGTTACTGACTATTCTGGTTCTGAAATTATAAATAATTCAGCTTCAGCTGATGCTAATGGTAGTGGTAAAGCTACTGGTAAGTCTCAGGCTGGTATTGGGTTTGAGTCTGGTGATTTGATTCTTTATCAAGTACCTAACTTTGACTTTGGTAAGAATAATAAAATCGGTGTTGGTACATTTGATATGCTTGATTCAGTTCCAAATAATAACAGTAACCGGATGGCAGTTATCGTAGATAATCGATTTACTGATCCTACTGCTGTAGGTGCTAAAAATTATAATTGGACACTGTCTGCTCAAGCTGATGATTTTACAGATACTGCTGATCATACTAAAACATTAGATACTACAGTTGCTAAGATTGTTATTAATGATAGCAATTCTACTGGGAAAGTAGAATATAACAAACCTAAGGATCAAAACGGCCCACATAGTACTGGAAATATTTATGAAATTGCTGGTACACCTGGGGCCTTACCAACTGGTTTGAAGATGGGTAATGATATTGTTATTTCTGGCAATACTCCAGCTACAGTTGCGACTGCTGACAAAAATACACAGCCAGGAGCTACAGGTTTAGTATTTACTAAAAATGATAGTGCAGTTTTACAAACAATTGCTGGTGGAACAAATAAGTTAGTTCCAAATCATGTTTATGTTGCACCAATTACTTGGACATTGACAGCTTCTCCTCTTCAATAA
- a CDS encoding DUF3324 domain-containing protein, translated as MKLKVRNKLSIVFFTLVLALLGVFTSSTVEATETGYALKAVYGTNQVDKNGQIDIFGNPGQTIPVTIAIANQSNADQRFEVNFYTAGTSDNGIYEFKQGIKKDSSMKINAKNYVKPLKQIVTAKANSIQNVSFNITIPTNNFSGYLMGGISVAPYKQKAKTSLTSNGTLIKNKYSQGIPVKIRQDRNNKKDPKFRVLKVVPTANKTLKSRGVLANVQNYVDGYVGNLNVKSTVTRRPDDHKFKVKATANSQDVAPNSNYNLAIDWGKKPLQAGNYHLHMKYTTDDKTKSWIVDKDFSISDADAAKYNKLSGIKPNYMWLWILIAILALLLVLGLGIYFGRRNQNKQQPMNNNMNNQR; from the coding sequence ATGAAACTTAAAGTACGTAATAAATTGAGTATTGTTTTTTTTACATTAGTACTAGCTTTGCTCGGGGTTTTTACTAGTAGTACTGTTGAGGCGACTGAAACTGGGTATGCTTTAAAGGCTGTATATGGTACTAATCAAGTAGACAAAAACGGTCAGATTGATATTTTTGGTAATCCTGGGCAAACCATACCTGTAACAATTGCTATAGCTAACCAATCTAATGCTGATCAAAGATTTGAAGTGAATTTTTATACTGCAGGAACTTCTGATAATGGTATTTACGAATTTAAGCAAGGTATAAAAAAAGATTCTAGTATGAAGATAAATGCTAAAAACTATGTAAAACCATTAAAACAAATTGTAACAGCTAAGGCTAATAGTATTCAAAATGTTAGTTTTAATATAACTATTCCAACTAACAATTTTTCAGGATACTTAATGGGCGGTATATCAGTTGCTCCTTATAAGCAAAAAGCTAAAACATCTTTAACAAGTAATGGGACTCTGATTAAAAATAAATACAGTCAAGGAATTCCAGTTAAAATTCGTCAAGATCGCAATAACAAAAAAGATCCTAAATTTAGGGTTCTTAAGGTAGTACCCACTGCAAATAAGACCTTGAAGTCACGTGGTGTACTTGCTAATGTACAAAACTACGTCGATGGTTATGTAGGAAATTTGAATGTTAAATCGACTGTTACTCGTCGTCCTGATGATCATAAGTTTAAAGTGAAGGCAACTGCTAATTCACAAGATGTTGCTCCTAACTCTAACTATAATTTAGCAATTGATTGGGGTAAAAAGCCTTTACAAGCAGGTAATTATCACTTGCACATGAAGTATACTACAGATGATAAGACTAAGTCTTGGATTGTCGATAAAGATTTCTCAATTTCTGATGCTGATGCAGCTAAATATAACAAGTTATCTGGTATTAAGCCAAATTATATGTGGCTTTGGATTTTGATTGCTATCTTAGCGCTCTTGTTAGTACTTGGTTTAGGTATTTACTTTGGTCGTCGTAATCAAAACAAACAGCAACCAATGAACAATAATATGAATAATCAAAGATAA
- a CDS encoding DUF916 and DUF3324 domain-containing protein → MKKITKVMQTIILIVISCFLLADSGSVILAAENKQSTTQQPSRSFTVKAIIPDNQINKQLTYYDLQTKPNQKQTLKLLVTNLGTKKLRVTVRINNAYTSQNGVISYDKPYVKLYQAQQPALSDLVIGTRYKKLTLAPQHSQIVKFTYRAPKKQFKGIMLGGITASAGVGTSDNKNLTIQNRIRYVTGVVLHSDASPVKPHLTLGPRIGAQSRSMQPGLGFELQNAQPVNISQMQLHVRVTSNKHRVPVRKINNAQMAPNSTWDAFVPYKNLAAGSYVLHLQVKAKGGLEQEFTRKFTITKDQQNQLNKNQHSRNWPIVTWIVLIIVLGVILVIGYLLWVYMQGRKRH, encoded by the coding sequence ATGAAAAAAATAACTAAAGTGATGCAAACTATTATACTGATAGTAATAAGTTGTTTCCTGCTAGCAGATAGTGGTTCAGTTATTTTAGCAGCAGAAAACAAGCAATCGACTACACAACAGCCGTCACGTTCTTTTACAGTGAAGGCAATTATTCCAGATAATCAAATCAACAAGCAACTAACTTATTACGATTTACAAACTAAACCTAATCAAAAACAAACTTTAAAATTATTAGTAACTAATTTAGGAACTAAAAAATTAAGGGTTACTGTCCGGATTAATAATGCATATACTTCTCAAAATGGAGTTATTAGCTATGACAAACCCTACGTCAAGCTCTATCAGGCTCAGCAACCGGCTTTATCAGATTTGGTAATCGGTACTCGTTATAAAAAATTAACCCTTGCTCCACAACATTCACAGATTGTAAAATTTACTTATCGAGCACCTAAAAAACAATTTAAGGGCATTATGCTCGGGGGTATTACTGCATCTGCAGGAGTTGGAACTTCTGATAACAAGAATTTAACCATTCAAAATCGCATCCGTTATGTGACCGGAGTTGTGTTGCATTCAGATGCCAGTCCGGTGAAGCCCCATTTAACTTTAGGTCCACGGATTGGAGCTCAATCGCGTAGTATGCAGCCAGGATTGGGCTTTGAGTTGCAAAACGCTCAACCAGTTAATATCAGTCAAATGCAATTACATGTGCGTGTGACGTCTAATAAACACCGTGTACCCGTTCGAAAAATCAATAATGCCCAGATGGCTCCCAATTCGACTTGGGACGCCTTTGTACCTTACAAGAATCTGGCTGCTGGTTCTTACGTTTTACATCTTCAAGTTAAGGCTAAAGGTGGCTTAGAACAAGAATTTACTCGTAAATTTACAATTACTAAAGATCAGCAAAACCAATTGAACAAGAATCAACATTCACGTAATTGGCCGATTGTGACTTGGATTGTTTTGATTATTGTTTTGGGAGTGATATTAGTTATCGGCTACTTGCTATGGGTATATATGCAAGGACGTAAACGTCATTAA
- a CDS encoding WxL protein host-binding domain-containing protein, with the protein MKKRVLTLLLGLIGVVFCLRLSVTTVSADVQDITVTPIINDSDVTDKFQIIAQPNHVYPVKISLTNFGAGMTKLRIRPTNASTDATGQIIYSEVVKSGSNGLKTAFQDMTNAQVVTLKPNQTKELTFNIKTPPDKLPGFIMGGFYIYDVNQPNAGGLKVPVWMTETNKAVGGVLILDGIEPQAVNRSPFINVNLSNNQPGLMKDVTVHMTLKRRGLLELFNLGFKPVNADQVYKKIAPNSNVPVAFDQQSLPIKPGIYQATGTARSGKTKWKFSGSYRISQQEADRVNKACHNLTPDKTVMYLMIVLALIFLIIFVIWGLWSQSRRSKQLDNTSQQTPPNSGGYPPHNQG; encoded by the coding sequence ATGAAGAAGAGAGTACTAACACTTTTATTAGGATTAATAGGAGTAGTGTTTTGTTTACGTTTATCAGTGACTACAGTATCAGCCGATGTGCAAGATATTACTGTAACGCCAATTATTAATGATTCAGACGTGACGGATAAATTTCAGATTATCGCTCAGCCGAATCATGTCTATCCAGTAAAAATTTCGCTAACCAATTTTGGGGCTGGGATGACTAAGTTGCGTATCCGTCCGACGAACGCTTCTACGGATGCCACAGGTCAAATTATTTATTCAGAAGTTGTTAAATCTGGTTCCAATGGATTAAAAACAGCTTTTCAAGACATGACTAATGCACAAGTGGTAACTTTGAAACCCAATCAAACTAAAGAATTAACCTTTAATATAAAAACCCCACCGGATAAGTTACCAGGTTTTATTATGGGAGGCTTTTATATTTATGACGTTAACCAGCCTAACGCTGGTGGATTAAAGGTGCCTGTATGGATGACTGAAACTAATAAAGCTGTTGGCGGTGTGTTAATCTTAGATGGGATTGAACCCCAGGCTGTTAACCGTAGTCCCTTTATCAATGTTAATTTGAGTAATAATCAGCCCGGATTAATGAAAGATGTTACAGTGCATATGACGCTCAAACGCCGCGGTTTGTTAGAACTGTTTAACCTGGGCTTTAAACCGGTTAATGCCGATCAGGTTTATAAAAAGATTGCACCTAATTCTAATGTGCCAGTAGCCTTTGATCAACAGTCGCTGCCAATTAAGCCCGGTATTTATCAAGCAACGGGGACAGCTCGCAGTGGTAAAACCAAATGGAAATTCTCTGGTAGCTATCGCATTTCGCAACAAGAAGCTGATCGAGTGAATAAGGCTTGTCATAACTTAACTCCTGATAAGACTGTAATGTATTTAATGATTGTTTTGGCTTTGATATTTTTGATAATTTTTGTAATTTGGGGATTGTGGTCCCAGAGTCGCCGCAGCAAGCAATTGGACAACACTTCTCAGCAGACCCCACCAAATTCTGGAGGATATCCACCACACAATCAAGGTTAA
- a CDS encoding WxL protein host-binding domain-containing protein — translation MKIIKNLITLIVTLGWCLFFNYHLVQAEGMPVTVQLQLPANNKSTGVVNLDVQPQQIVNFAVLLRNSSNNSVKIQIAPGVAKTNENGAIFLGDSSRKGMDSSWHYHLRDLGFHSRTITVAPQSTKKISVQLTIPKYQGSISGSIIVRPVVSRQAQETNQIQQAYGVLLNVGHYDQLSPKISLGPLQVRSQGGHSVTICPIHNQRPIYYGNGALDYRGQIINSKHQPITKVHLSQAALAANSILPLTLDWGEQPIKAGNYLFKAQVREGQHYWHFKRHFTITNQQAVKLNQKNLNLKPDHRPLIITLIAIALVAIALFFWLVFWYAKNKGAVKASKNR, via the coding sequence ATGAAAATAATAAAGAACTTAATTACACTAATCGTGACTTTAGGTTGGTGTCTTTTTTTTAATTATCATTTGGTCCAAGCTGAAGGCATGCCTGTCACAGTTCAATTACAACTGCCAGCAAATAATAAATCAACTGGGGTTGTTAATTTAGATGTTCAACCGCAGCAAATTGTAAATTTTGCGGTTTTACTGCGTAATTCCAGTAACAACTCTGTAAAAATTCAAATAGCACCCGGAGTTGCTAAAACTAATGAGAATGGAGCCATATTTTTGGGTGATAGTAGCCGCAAGGGCATGGACAGCTCTTGGCATTATCATTTGCGTGATCTGGGCTTTCATTCACGAACTATTACCGTTGCTCCGCAAAGTACTAAGAAAATATCAGTGCAATTGACTATTCCTAAGTATCAAGGAAGTATCTCGGGCTCAATTATTGTACGACCTGTTGTTAGCCGACAAGCACAAGAAACTAATCAAATTCAGCAAGCCTATGGAGTCTTGTTAAATGTTGGCCACTATGATCAATTATCGCCCAAAATTAGTCTTGGACCACTTCAAGTACGTTCACAAGGTGGGCATTCAGTCACGATTTGCCCGATTCATAATCAAAGACCAATTTATTATGGAAATGGTGCGCTTGATTATCGAGGACAAATTATCAATAGCAAGCACCAACCAATCACGAAGGTGCATTTGTCTCAAGCAGCACTGGCTGCCAATTCTATTTTGCCGCTAACCTTGGATTGGGGTGAGCAACCAATAAAAGCTGGGAATTATCTCTTTAAGGCTCAAGTACGCGAAGGTCAGCATTATTGGCATTTTAAGCGTCATTTCACAATTACTAACCAACAAGCAGTTAAGCTTAATCAAAAAAATCTTAATCTCAAGCCAGATCATCGACCATTAATTATTACCCTTATTGCAATCGCCTTAGTTGCAATTGCTCTGTTTTTTTGGTTAGTTTTCTGGTATGCTAAGAACAAGGGAGCAGTTAAAGCTTCTAAGAATAGATAA